A genome region from Cataglyphis hispanica isolate Lineage 1 chromosome 26, ULB_Chis1_1.0, whole genome shotgun sequence includes the following:
- the LOC126858577 gene encoding serine hydroxymethyltransferase isoform X1, translated as MMAGNWLSLNRRGFQLVENLLRARNHCIKNFADQEHVSNVCGLPRRRDIHLSTSYRIPERKMAGILQDNIWDTDPELFDLMKKEKKRQQSGLELIASENFTSLSVLQCLGSCLHNKYSEGYPGQRYYGGNEFIDEIELLAQKRSLEAFNLDPEQWGCNVQPYSGSPANFAVYTGLMEPHGRIMGLDLPDGGHLTHGFFTVNKKISATSIFFESMPYKVDPESGYIDYNGLAKQARLFKPKVIIAGITCYSRCLDYKRFREIADENNAYLFSDMAHISGLVAAGIIPSPFEYSDVVSTTTHKTLRGPRAGVIFYRKGVRSVTKDGKKIMYDIESKINQAVFPGLQGGPHNHAIAAIATTMKQAKTPEFLVYQKQVAANAKRLCAGLQKYGYSISTHGTDVHQLLVDLRSTGITGAKAEKILEDISIACNKNTVPGDKSALNPSGIRLGTPALTTRGLVEEDIDKVVEFIHRGLQLSKEVSAISGPKLPDFKKVLSTDENIKAKVTVLKEEVEAFSKQFSMPGNEVY; from the exons ATGATGGCCGGGAATTGGTTGAGTTTGAATCGCCGCGGTTTTCAATTGGTCGAAAACCTGCTACGGGCCCGAAACCattgtataaagaattttgCTGATCAAGAGCATGTCTCAAACGTCTGTGGCCTTCCACGTCGCAGAGATATACATCTTTCAACCTCGTATCGTATACCGGAGCGA AAAATGGCAGGAATACTTCAGGATAATATTTGGGACACCGATCCCGAGCTTTTTGATTTGATGAAAAAGGAGAAGAAACGACAGCAAAGCGGATTAGAACTGATTGCCAGTGAAAACTTTACGTCCCTCAGTGTCCTACAGTGCCTAGGTTCATGCCTGCACAACAAATACAGTGAGGGATACCCTGGTCAAAG aTACTATGGTGGAAACGAATTTATCGACGAAATTGAGTTACTGGCGCAAAAACGCTCTTTGGAAGCCTTTAATTTAGATCCTGAACAATGGGGCTGTAATGTACAGCCTTATTCGGGAAGTCCGGCAAATTTTGCGGTGTACACAGGATTAATGGAGCCTCACGGACGTATAATGGGCTTAGATTTGCCCGATGGTGGCCATCTTACTCATG GCTTCTTCACGGTGAACAAGAAGATTTCCGCTACGTCCATTTTCTTCGAATCGATGCCGTACAAGGTTGATCCTGAAAGTGGTTACATCGATTATAATGGGCTCGCGAAACAGGCGAGATTATTCAAACCGAAAGTTATCATCGCTGGAATTACCTGCTATAGCAGGTGTCTGGACTATAAACGTTTCCGCGAAATTGCCGACGAAAATAATGCTTACCTCTTCAGCGACATGGCTCACATCTCTGGGTTGGTTGCCGCCGGAATAATACCAAGTCCTTTCGAATATAGTGATGTTGTTTCGACAACTACGCATAAGACTTTACGAGGTCCGCGCGCTGGTGTTATTTTCTACCGAAAAGGCGTTCGAAGCGTTACGAAGGATGGCAAGAAGATTATGTACGATatagaaagtaaaattaacCAGGCAGTCTTTCCAGGCCTTCAAGGCGGACCTCATAATCATGCTATCGCTGCTATAGCCACCACTATGAAACAAGCTAAAACACCAGAATTTCTCGTTTATCAGAAACAAGTAGCGGCTAATGCGAAGAGATTGTGCGCCGGCTTACAAAAATACGGTTACAGTATCAGTACCCATGGCACAGATGTCCATCAGTTATTGGTAGATCTACGATCGACGGGTATCACAGGTGCAAAAGCAGAAAAAATTCTGGAAGATATTTCTATCGCTTGCAATAAGAATACTGTTCCCGGTGATAAAAGTGCACTGAATCCTAGCGGGATTAGATTGGGAACACCCGCACTCACAACTCGTGGTTTAGTTGAGGAAGACATTGACAAAGTTGTGGAATTCATACATAGAG GATTGCAGCTTTCTAAGGAAGTGAGTGCTATTTCGGGTCCGAAGCTGCCAGATTTCAAGAAAGTATTAAGTAccgatgaaaatattaaagcaaaagTTACAGTACTGAAAGAGGAAGTAGAGGCCTTTTCGAAGCAATTTTCAATGCCTGGCAACGAAGTATATTAA
- the LOC126858577 gene encoding serine hydroxymethyltransferase isoform X2 has translation MAGILQDNIWDTDPELFDLMKKEKKRQQSGLELIASENFTSLSVLQCLGSCLHNKYSEGYPGQRYYGGNEFIDEIELLAQKRSLEAFNLDPEQWGCNVQPYSGSPANFAVYTGLMEPHGRIMGLDLPDGGHLTHGFFTVNKKISATSIFFESMPYKVDPESGYIDYNGLAKQARLFKPKVIIAGITCYSRCLDYKRFREIADENNAYLFSDMAHISGLVAAGIIPSPFEYSDVVSTTTHKTLRGPRAGVIFYRKGVRSVTKDGKKIMYDIESKINQAVFPGLQGGPHNHAIAAIATTMKQAKTPEFLVYQKQVAANAKRLCAGLQKYGYSISTHGTDVHQLLVDLRSTGITGAKAEKILEDISIACNKNTVPGDKSALNPSGIRLGTPALTTRGLVEEDIDKVVEFIHRGLQLSKEVSAISGPKLPDFKKVLSTDENIKAKVTVLKEEVEAFSKQFSMPGNEVY, from the exons ATGGCAGGAATACTTCAGGATAATATTTGGGACACCGATCCCGAGCTTTTTGATTTGATGAAAAAGGAGAAGAAACGACAGCAAAGCGGATTAGAACTGATTGCCAGTGAAAACTTTACGTCCCTCAGTGTCCTACAGTGCCTAGGTTCATGCCTGCACAACAAATACAGTGAGGGATACCCTGGTCAAAG aTACTATGGTGGAAACGAATTTATCGACGAAATTGAGTTACTGGCGCAAAAACGCTCTTTGGAAGCCTTTAATTTAGATCCTGAACAATGGGGCTGTAATGTACAGCCTTATTCGGGAAGTCCGGCAAATTTTGCGGTGTACACAGGATTAATGGAGCCTCACGGACGTATAATGGGCTTAGATTTGCCCGATGGTGGCCATCTTACTCATG GCTTCTTCACGGTGAACAAGAAGATTTCCGCTACGTCCATTTTCTTCGAATCGATGCCGTACAAGGTTGATCCTGAAAGTGGTTACATCGATTATAATGGGCTCGCGAAACAGGCGAGATTATTCAAACCGAAAGTTATCATCGCTGGAATTACCTGCTATAGCAGGTGTCTGGACTATAAACGTTTCCGCGAAATTGCCGACGAAAATAATGCTTACCTCTTCAGCGACATGGCTCACATCTCTGGGTTGGTTGCCGCCGGAATAATACCAAGTCCTTTCGAATATAGTGATGTTGTTTCGACAACTACGCATAAGACTTTACGAGGTCCGCGCGCTGGTGTTATTTTCTACCGAAAAGGCGTTCGAAGCGTTACGAAGGATGGCAAGAAGATTATGTACGATatagaaagtaaaattaacCAGGCAGTCTTTCCAGGCCTTCAAGGCGGACCTCATAATCATGCTATCGCTGCTATAGCCACCACTATGAAACAAGCTAAAACACCAGAATTTCTCGTTTATCAGAAACAAGTAGCGGCTAATGCGAAGAGATTGTGCGCCGGCTTACAAAAATACGGTTACAGTATCAGTACCCATGGCACAGATGTCCATCAGTTATTGGTAGATCTACGATCGACGGGTATCACAGGTGCAAAAGCAGAAAAAATTCTGGAAGATATTTCTATCGCTTGCAATAAGAATACTGTTCCCGGTGATAAAAGTGCACTGAATCCTAGCGGGATTAGATTGGGAACACCCGCACTCACAACTCGTGGTTTAGTTGAGGAAGACATTGACAAAGTTGTGGAATTCATACATAGAG GATTGCAGCTTTCTAAGGAAGTGAGTGCTATTTCGGGTCCGAAGCTGCCAGATTTCAAGAAAGTATTAAGTAccgatgaaaatattaaagcaaaagTTACAGTACTGAAAGAGGAAGTAGAGGCCTTTTCGAAGCAATTTTCAATGCCTGGCAACGAAGTATATTAA